The window GACAAGGATATAAATTGGaaaaggaataaaaaaaatttaaatgtttttttttttcatcttctgTTGGTTTATTTGGATAGTTAGCTGAAATTGTGTGTAGAATCATCCATGCGGCTCGTCCTATTTCATTTCTATCTGgaggatatattttttttatacccccaactttattattttctaaaatattttctttttttctatcATTACATGAATTTTCatagcatttttttatttccatttttccaatatataatacttcaaatgtttttttttataatctaaaaaaatttattcatatattctTTACATATAGATTCCATTTCTTTTCTATAAGTTTGTCaatctttttattatattgccatctttacaatatataattttgtagcttgtttttttttttttttttttttattcatggATTCTCGAAATAGCTTCAAATTCttcaaaattgttttttccttttttatgcaatttttatcatatatcaAATTTGCATGGAAAAATTAATCCTGCAAATTGCCTATTTATATATCCATCCCTTTTTTactgatatatatatatatatatataccataCTAATGTTGAAATTAATATGAACAACGTAATTCCCAAAAGCAAATATTTTTGCTGTTTTTtgcatatatgtattatatgaATGTATCAACTATCTGTTttagataataatatattaaaataaaaaaaataaagtttgtatataaaactacaatTTTATTTGGGTTGAAAAAAcgacgaaaaaaatataatttttcaaacACATAAAGGATTATCTAAAATCAGTTTTTGTTATATCATCATTGATACGTTTTATCAATCTATTTTCATTCCTTTGATGTTTAtcacataatttatttttactatattttttagtaactacaatttggttattttatttttacatatattgtatatttttatacctcttaatttattgaattttttcaatttccaaaacttgtaaatatatatactttgtGATTTCAtgctatatatacatgtgtatttattcatatttttttatcacattaaaaataagttTTTTAAAACTGAATgaatattaacatttttcatttttaccTGCACAAttcagaaaaatatattactcTCTTGCAGAtagtcatattttttttttttattggaaAATTTACACATAATTGCACACACACTGAATGAATGATTAATGTTAATATAGGAGTATTAGGACATGTAGATTCTGGGAAAACAAGTTTATGTCGATGTTTAAGTGAAGTTTTGAGCACCTGTGCTTTGGATAAGCATAGGCAAAGTCAAGAAAAGGGAATAACCATTGATCTTggattttcatcattttacataaaaaaaaaaaaaagccaAACTTCAACTAGCCAAACTACAACTAGCCAAAATCAACATGGAGaaattcaaaataataaaatagtacCCAAACATGgaccaaataaaaatgaatgcATTCCTGACCAAAATGACGTAAAAAAAGAggatattaataatgattgtgaaatagaaaatattcaaaatatatcAGACGAAAATGAGTTAATACAAATATGCTTAGTAGATTGTCCTGGCCATCATTCTCTAATAAAATGCATAGTAATGGGGGCAAAAATTATGGATATGATTTTTTTAGttatagatataaataaagggATACAAAAACAAACAATAGAGTGCTTAGTTTTATGCCAATTTGTAAAAAgtgatattattattattctaaataaaattgatttAATACCTTTACatgaaagagaaaaaaaaattaacaccatgaaaaaaaaaattaaagacgCAATAAATAGAACATCTCTAAAAAAGTTGTCATATTACATAGTTAGCTTATCTGCTAACAAGAAAAATCAAAATGATAACGAAAAAATAGATCATGTTGAAATTGAAGAAAATGCGATTTCTATGTGTAGAAACAATCCAAATGAAATTAATCCTCGTTTCAACATtctaaaaaaagaaaaacataCAAgcgaaaatataaatgaacttatagaattattaaaaagtgTTATAAAAATTCCAGTAAGAGAAACAAATCCAAGTTTTGaagatttttattttttatatgaccATTCATTTGAAATAAAGGGGAAAGGTATGGTATATACAGGAACTGTTATAAAAggtaaaataacaataaattcgaatatttctatattgcctttaaatataaaaggaaaaattaaagatatacaaagttttaaaaaaaaacaaaaagaagGTACATCAGGTAATAggttatcatttttaatatcacatgataatattaaaaatttgaaaaaagtAGAAAGAGGCATAATTGTTCATgaaaaatcaaatatatgcaattttactgtatttatttgtaaaataaaattaatagaattttataaaaaaagtataaaaaataaagaattgtTAACATGCATAATTGGTTTTGCTTCATCACATTCTTAtggctttttttttaaaaagttaaaaaCAGACCCCGAAAAGGAGCAAACTATTAATGGGCATAATAATGGGCATAATAATGGGCATAATAATGGGCATAGTAATGGGCATAGTAATGGGCATAATAATGGGCATAGTAATGGGCATAGTAATGGGCATAATAATGAACAGAATAACGGACAGAATAATGGGGAAAGAGATTCTACTTGCCTTTCAAACAATATTGGATTTGATAGGAATGGAAATTACTTAATTATTGACGAGGTGGAATATCTTAACCACATAAATGATGAAACAGTTTCAGAAAACGATTTATTCGAAGATGAAAAAGacgaagaaatatatttcttagttatcttaaaaaaaaaaatgtacgGATTTAATGGagaaaaatgtatatttttaaaaaatgatgaaaatatcaACTGCAGAATATGCTTACATGGAAATATAGTAGACATAATTAAAGATAGTGCAATAAATTCCCAAATTAATAATTCCACATTTGTTATGAACAAAAAGCCATGTTTAAATGAACATGaggattataaaaatttaaaaataatgaaagaaaaggaaaaaattgGATTAATTGAAAAAGTAATTGATAATACTACTTTATTATGCAAAAATGTTTTTACCTCTTCAAATCAAGTCACAGCTTATTTGACACAAAAAATTTATCTCATACCCTTAGaacatcaaaaaaataaaaatgtgtgCAAAACAGCAACCATTGGCTATATAGCCAAATCTTTTgcaaaaaatggaaaattcaTTGTTCATTTTGATGATGATATTTCGCATATTaaggataatataaaatcgTACATAATTATGATTAAGTATTACAAAGACattttcacaaaaaaaaaaattttcatgTAAGGGtataaacaataaaataaaataattcaaattacATGATTGGTGCATTTAACACTTACGAAAAATTTATGAACAAGTcaggtaaaaaaaaaaaaaaaagtagcCAATTGTGTACAAAAATATCAatcaatatattatattttttttttcttcttttccTTATCATGGTAATATATGTTTAACAAGAAACTTTTgttccatatatttttttaggaaCATCATATTTATAGGTGTGTTTTTTGTACAATTTGCTTAAGTCGGTTTCCAACAAATTAGctgtttttattatatccattattcttttttttcgtgGCAATTCTTCATTCATATaatgtaaatttttttcaaaattatttctCATTATATCTATTTGTGATACGAATGCAGATAATTTGGCTTCTTCATATTcgttttctatattttctaAAGAAAATACATTTATACTTTCAGTTGGTGGAGATCGCTTTAATTGTGTGTCATATAAAGCTCTCCATATTGTTTCTTCTTCTACTGGGCCTTTTGATTTTATTTGAACAAAAGAAGATGATGATACTTTagattcattaatatatttttgtttattttctgATTTAGAATccaaaatattattactattaaataaatcttcttttttatttccatcaTTCTCTTTGTTGCTTTTTGGTTGTACTTCACTGAATATTTGTTTCCagttttcaaattttttataaaattcttCTTCagcattttttgtattttcatatatttgaATTAAGTTGAATGCAAGCTTCTGCTCAGTTTGTGATAAATGTTTTATGTCATACATTTTGTCACATGATATACTTAGAAAAACAACAAGAACAAAGAAAATAGGAAATATTATCaccattattttattaattttttttttttaattctgcACATGTATGATAATGCGTTCTTTTCccgtatatttatattataatttttttttattacataaaaaaGAGTACACAcccatataatatttatatatataccaacaaatttttataatttttttttaaattaaaaaccTTATGTTTAGGAGAATGAAACAAActgcatataaataagtcAATTATAATTCATACGTTTTGTGCATATTTGCATACACAAATGTGTTTGTATAggcatataaaaaaaatgttatttacaaaaatgtaagatagaaaataaaaaaaaataagaataataaaaggTTAAACGATAAAAGCTATAAATAAACAGAatagacaaaaaaatatatatatactttttttttcgtgTTAAGAGTATACTATCAAAGTAGCTATTTTTtgtgtatatacattataaaaaatgttgaaattaaaaaaaaaaaaaaacaactaTTTTCTCTGTTAATTATGTAAAACAATGGATGAAATTAATTCCTTATATATGGATCTCCATATTCAACTCGTTAGCTTGCAAACGCTTTATCTTGCAAACGCTTTATCTTGCAAACGCTTTATCTTGCAAACGCTTTATCTTGCAAACGCTTTATCTTGTAAACGCTTTGTCTTGTAAACCCTTGGGCTTATTCACTCCTTCAAGTAGACATTTGCAGGGAGTGTTCCTAAAAACTTTGACCTTTTATAGTCACTGAATCTGAGAGAATAAAAGTTGGAATATTTCCAAATAAGTTAATATGACTCCATAAAATATGTgcaaacaaaaatattaatattatatgcatCTCTATCtgtctatatatatatatatagcattATCAGTTTGTATTGTTCCTAACCTTCCAGTTATTATATTCCCACTAAATAAACCCAAATACATACCcataattgaaaaaaatggtaCCATTATTAGTTTACTTTTCATATCGTAATATTTAAACATTCTAAGGCTGTACAGCGGAAGCAATATAGatcctttaaaaaaaaaaataataaaaaaaataaaataaaaaaaaaataaaataaaaaaaaataaggataAAAATAAGGATAAACAAATGTGTGAATAGTTTGTGGAAAGAACAACATCATATCATTCGTGCTAATTGAACTTACCAACAAAAGAATACATTTTGCATTTAACCTatgaaaatagtgaaaaaaaaaaaaaaaaaaagtacaaattatatatatttttttatgagtAATATAAGGATACAAAATTTATTACTAACTATCTGTATTAGCATATACACActctttttttatcatattcccaaaatataaaatctatatacatatatttaatttgtcTTACTTGCTTTTCTATATCCTTCTGTCGGGTGTTTAAAATGTCTAAAATATTTGCTGTGTTAATATTTGGATTGTTCGAAACATCAACTAATAAGGTGtgaataaaagaaaaaaatataaccatATCacataaatgaatataatatgatattttctcataaataaaaaacccAATTTTACCTGAATAAACATTTGAAAGAACTTTAATCACATCACTACTATTTAATTTGTTACATTTATTTCCAAtagtaaaaaatgaaaattgaataaaaagttttttcaaaaaaaatatttttttctttttattattttttgagtATGTGTGCTCAAGTATTGTTATATCTGATGGCACctataaaagaaatatacaAATAGTTGTATACATACACCTATATAAGTATTAATTTAACATGAACATGTCATAAAATTTGATAAGATATTTTACTATATGAAAAGGAAATGTAATTACCTTAATATATGGCATcttggaataaaaaaaagaaaaaaaaaaaaaaaacaaataataggaaataaaaaaagatccTAACTAGTATATAATTTCTATTGAACtgttataatattcatttgttttcaaaattaaaaaaaaattcttaaGGGCCAATTTAATCCAACTTTTATTCTTCAAAACATAAATACAcgcaaaaagaaaaaattggTAAAAGTAAATTATCGATATCGTTCAAATAAgccttaaaaaaataaatgaaaaagtaAAAGcggaaaaaaaattaatatatgtaaaaaatatccaTATTTAGCAATACAGATCTTTACATAAATGTATGACCATATGcacatgtacatattttaacTACACAACTGTGTAATTATTTGGCTAGGtttcataataaatatatgtatacatataatatagaatttataattttttttttttttttctctttttttctaACCTCGAATATAGCTCCAAATAACGATATAATAAAGCATTCTTTCACATTAGTAAAATCGGGTTTCTTcaaaaataagtataaaacatcatatatataattatatgtatatatatataattatatgcatatatgtatataattatatgcatatatgtatattatgtTAACCTAAACTCACACGCATGTACATGCATAATTATTAACGTCtatgttaatataatttcagtgttattttttttttttttttttttttacctgGAGGTAGCTAAAAAAAAGTAGCGATACGAAGGTagtacaaaaaaaaaaaaaaaaacctaAAAATGtagcaaataaaaataaatttacacacacataaacaaaataatgtaatgcttgtatatattatgtaacATATTTTTACCTAAATAggatttattatttgtatttgtGATTTTGGGGGTAAGATATAAACGACCTCCTATTGCCGccttaaaataaataaatataaaataggatgaataaataaaactacTATAATGGATAATGAAAATACAGCATAATAATTAgtcatatattataaaacatttaaaaaaaaataaaaactaaataataatatagtctAACAAATGAATCCCCTATACATATGGAATATAATCCAGAacagtataaaaataaatttgtttctCGAAATAAATAtcttatttcttttttatcataaatataatgtgTGTTGCTAAAAATGACATCAGCGGCAATTGGCAAATATGCTCTAAAAGAAAATTcatacaaaattattaaattattaaattggTAAAAATGGCAGCTCAAGCTATTCACACACGCATATATGGGCTATATATATGGGTGTATAATATACGGATTATATACGGGTTGATTATATACAAATGTAGTGTTGCCACtaacaaattattttgtcattaTAAAAACATACCCAGCTAAAAGATATATGTGGGTTAAAATTAGTCCATGGCGATCTCTATCATCGATAAATCtatcaaaataaatgaatttaaaaaaaaataattttcgcttgaaaaataaaagacaATATTGTATGTgcatgtttttttatatatataaaaccttgtaaaaaataaattcagCCAGTTATTAGAATCGAATGCATTTTCGTAATTTTTTCGTAAAATCTCAATCAGGATAAAAAGGGgcaatataaatgataacaCGATTGTGAGTAATTCAAcctgaaataaaaaaaataataaataagaaTATGAATAAGTAAGCATACAAATATAGAGGTACATAAATAATACACTCTCATCCTCATTTACGTATATAAATGCATAGACTtaattttatgtatttttacTTTTCCTGCCCAAAATGCTAAATTTGTATTCAAAAAAAGAAGGAAATGGTAATGCTTCCTTACacatattaaatttgttcctttttttgttaagatgtttataaaaattaaatacaatattgttattaaaaaccaggatattattaaaataaaattattattcatttttataagtCTCATTGTATAATATACGAAGTTTCCGCCTGCCAACAAAAATGACAATAATTAAgtttgtaataaaaatattctaataatacaaaactatacacatatatagacacattttccatttttttttttgagttGCTATTTAACCATCTATATTTCCTGTGTtatattctttaaaaaaaaagttgtatatattatagaaaaaaaacaaaaatgttgacataataattttccttttattcatttttttttcatctccattttgtataaaatatgcaCAGTATCCTCCATATAATCCTATGCTCAATATCTaatggaaaataaataatactgAATATGcgaatatgtaatatattttatatgtacacacataaatatatttccacTTCATATTACCAATTTGCttaaaactaaaaaaaatggtcCAGCAAACagtttaatatttaaataatcatAAGTTAGACTATATAATGAAACGGCTAAAAAAATTGTCCCAATCGTACTTATGAGTACCCCATTCATGAATGAAAATGCTCTAAAAATGAGgaaaaaaatgaggaaaaaaatgagaaaaaatgaggaaaaaatgaggaaaaaatgaggaaaaaaatatccCAACTTATTTGCCAGACAAAATGTTgctattaataaaatatgataaaaggCGAAAATCACCATAAAAAccaaaaaacatataaatacattttcTTGCACTTTTATTATAGCTgcgtaaaaaaatatcaaaaaaaatatgcatgtGAAAATTGTGGTTGCATTGTGTTAggagtaatatatataagggTTATTCCTACAAattatctattattttatctattattttatctattattttatctattattttatctattattttatctattatgttatctattattttatctattattttatctATTATGTTATCTATTATGttatctattattttatttagtatttATTcacattaataaaaatgtgagCATGCATAcgatttatcattttctataCCTAAGGTTACAGCGAACAAAGATATatgacataaaaaatatgacaaaatgtttattttaacatatttcagaCACACACTTGAAATAGCAAATGTGTTAACAAAAATGAGAGACAATTTTGCGATTTCtacaaaaatacaaaaaatacaaaaaatatagaaaaatacgaaaaatacaaaaaatacaaaaaatatagaaaaatacaaaaaaatacaaaataaatcataAGGATAACAATATATCCATATATGGATCTGTTTGATTTTCGAAACTTACCATAACGAAAAATGTCATATTTAAGGAACATAAGGGTAGACAAAAAtgggagaaaaaaaaaagaaaaaaaattctcCACATATGTACAcagaaataattttaaaaaatagaataaCAATTCTGTTTTTTtaggaaaattataaaatttatcattttttttattctttataatttttgaCAAACTTGACAATGCCTCGCCTTTATAACATTCCCCTATAGTTAAGGAGCAACTAATAAATGGAAAGAAATcgttatttttccatttctcACGCTTCTCATTTCCATAACACAAATTAACAACAATTATTGTGTTGcataaaattgttaaaaataaccatatgtatatatattggtaaaaaattaaattatttttttgtatgatTGTTATGCTCAGTAAACAAACTAAAAGGGCATTAACCATCCCAATGTCTTCTATTAAAAAACGGTATGCTTTATTTAGCATTTTGCAAAACTAATTTGTTAgcattttacaaaattaattTGTTAGTTTTTTTAGTAGTTTTATCAGTTTTTTATCAGTTTTTTATCAGTTTTTTTATCAGTTTTTTTAGCAGTTTTGTTAGTTttagttttaatttttttttttttttttttttttttctgccATTTTTATTGGGCAATTAGTAAAACAAGTACATCATactacattttattttttttgccaTTTTAATacagaattaaaaaaaaaatataaaatatagcaaataaaaaaaagagagcAAAAGGAATATGCATGGacatttcatattaattatCAAAGAATGAAGAATGGGGAAAAATTCACAAAATAAAGAAGTTAATAAAACACCAAATGAATAGTAAATTGTATTTATTATGTGAAAAAGAAATGTATCACTACACGTGTGTATGtgtgtatacatatatgataCCATAAATgacaaaagaaaaaaaaaaaaaaaaaccaagTACATAACTCTTTTTGTAACAAAATTTATGGTCcttatattcattttgagTATTTCCTTGACAtgccttttttttttttttttttttccccaattaaagataaatattttaacaatTGGCTAACCAGCtagccaaaaaaaaaaaaaaaaaaaaaaaaataataataataataatagtaatagtaaTAGTAGTAATAGTAGTAATAGTAGCAAAAAATATTGCAACAAACGTGTACCAACTTCGTGGCCAAACGTGTACCAACTTCGTGGCCAAACGTGTACCAACTTCGTGACCAAACATGTACCAACTTCGTGACCAAACATGTACCAACTTCGTGGCCAAACCTACACTACGCTCTTAAAACCGAAAAGGTCCCTAATATTATTGATACCATATTTTATCATGGTGGGCCTTTCCAAACTTAGTCCCCATGCCATCACAGAAACATCTTTTGGAAATCCCATCGGCATTAACATTTCAGGTCGAAATATTCCACTATTTCCAACTTCTAGccattttttatgttctTCATGATATCCATAAACTTCCATAGATGGTTCTGTATATGGATTGAAAGTTGgtttaaattttaatttatgtattcctatatatttataaaaagcAGATAACATTGCTATTAATTGTGATAACCCAATATTTTTACCAATTACTAATCCTTCAATTTGATGAAATTCTGCTAAATGTGTACTATCTAAATTTTCATTTCTAAACACACGATCTatactaaaatattttttagatataATATTTCCTGTTTCTTTATACATTTTAGctaatttaaataaagcTCGACAAGAATTTGCAGTAGTATGTGTtcttaaaacatttttttggCTTTCTTCTAATTTCCATTTATAATTCCATCCAAAACTTCCATAATCACCATATGTGTGcactcttttaatattttcaatatattctttattaataaaattttcttgAGAATATTTTGgatgttttataaaaaaagtatcTTGTAAATCTCTACTTGGATGTTGTTGTGGTATGTATAATGCATCAAAACACCAAAAAGATGAttctatataattttgaGTATCCATTTCTTCAAATCCAagagaaataaatatatctttaaaaaatttcATCTGTTTTGTTAAAAGATGTATATTAcctttattaatttttttaccacttgcaaaaaaattatatttttttatatcatattttttatattcattattttttattaataaataatttaaatcagtaatttgtttttttatctcttttttaaaattgcttgttttaattatttggctatatgtttttttttttatttcaattaGTTTACGTTTTTTAAGttca is drawn from Plasmodium yoelii strain 17X genome assembly, chromosome: 2 and contains these coding sequences:
- a CDS encoding phosphatidate cytidylyltransferase, putative; the encoded protein is MVNALLVCLLSITIIQKNNLIFYQYIYIWLFLTILCNTIIVVNLCYGNEKREKWKNNDFFPFISCSLTIGECYKGEALSSLSKIIKNKKNDKFYNFPKKTELLFYFLKLFLCTYVENFFSFFFLPFLSTLMFLKYDIFRYEIAKLSLIFVNTFAISSVCLKYVKINILSYFLCHISLFAVTLAIIKVQENVFICFLVFMVIFAFYHILLIATFCLANKAFSFMNGVLISTIGTIFLAVSLYSLTYDYLNIKLFAGPFFLVLSKLILSIGLYGGYCAYFIQNGDEKKMNKRKIIMSTFLFFFYNIYNFFFKEYNTGNIDGGNFVYYTMRLIKMNNNFILIISWFLITILYLIFINILTKKGTNLICVRKHYHFLLFLNTNLAFWAGKVELLTIVLSFILPLFILIEILRKNYENAFDSNNWLNLFFTRFIDDRDRHGLILTHIYLLAGAYLPIAADVIFSNTHYIYDKKEIRYLFRETNLFLYCSGLYSICIGDSFAAIGGRLYLTPKITNTNNKSYLGFFFFFCTTFVSLLFFSYLQKPDFTNVKECFIISLFGAIFEAYLNDIDNLLLPIFSFCVYLCFEE
- a CDS encoding FAD-linked sulfhydryl oxidase ERV1, putative translates to MEIKKCYENSCNDRKKENILENNKVGGIKKIYPPDRNEIGRAAWMILHTISANYPNKPTEDEKKKHLNFFYSFSNLYPCHICKLDLLDILKKYKLTCANKIEFSTFIFNLHNMINEEIGKDVYVAGSIQDIIDKYKTSG
- a CDS encoding phenylalanine--tRNA ligase alpha subunit, putative, whose amino-acid sequence is MNTNGEEEKKNAELENFLNILETEFNINEKKEDADYYDGLKKDADYYDGLKKDGDYYDGLKKDKGIEVFINKYTDSINISNKYGIDHNKVMGMIKKLETLYYIINIVKNFNIYELTDEGNDYLKNGSPEHIVLKYIFDKKKCTMDELKNVYGKKGEIGLNINLREKTIQLNKVEKYLICNLDNTNNKFDDITQKCLYLINKLGNDEKTLFKEINNLYSIKNKSSNCSNIDYGTKIINELKKRKLIEIKKKTYSQIIKTSNFKKEIKKQITDLNYLLIKNNEYKKYDIKKYNFFASGKKINKGNIHLLTKQMKFFKDIFISLGFEEMDTQNYIESSFWCFDALYIPQQHPSRDLQDTFFIKHPKYSQENFINKEYIENIKRVHTYGDYGSFGWNYKWKLEESQKNVLRTHTTANSCRALFKLAKMYKETGNIISKKYFSIDRVFRNENLDSTHLAEFHQIEGLVIGKNIGLSQLIAMLSAFYKYIGIHKLKFKPTFNPYTEPSMEVYGYHEEHKKWLEVGNSGIFRPEMLMPMGFPKDVSVMAWGLSLERPTMIKYGINNIRDLFGFKSVV
- a CDS encoding selenocysteine-specific elongation factor, putative, with the translated sequence MINVNIGVLGHVDSGKTSLCRCLSEVLSTCALDKHRQSQEKGITIDLGFSSFYIKKKKSQTSTSQTTTSQNQHGEIQNNKIVPKHGPNKNECIPDQNDVKKEDINNDCEIENIQNISDENELIQICLVDCPGHHSLIKCIVMGAKIMDMIFLVIDINKGIQKQTIECLVLCQFVKSDIIIILNKIDLIPLHEREKKINTMKKKIKDAINRTSLKKLSYYIVSLSANKKNQNDNEKIDHVEIEENAISMCRNNPNEINPRFNILKKEKHTSENINELIELLKSVIKIPVRETNPSFEDFYFLYDHSFEIKGKGMVYTGTVIKGKITINSNISILPLNIKGKIKDIQSFKKKQKEGTSGNRLSFLISHDNIKNLKKVERGIIVHEKSNICNFTVFICKIKLIEFYKKSIKNKELLTCIIGFASSHSYGFFFKKLKTDPEKEQTINGHNNGHNNGHNNGHSNGHSNGHNNGHSNGHSNGHNNEQNNGQNNGERDSTCLSNNIGFDRNGNYLIIDEVEYLNHINDETVSENDLFEDEKDEEIYFLVILKKKMYGFNGEKCIFLKNDENINCRICLHGNIVDIIKDSAINSQINNSTFVMNKKPCLNEHEDYKNLKIMKEKEKIGLIEKVIDNTTLLCKNVFTSSNQVTAYLTQKIYLIPLEHQKNKNVCKTATIGYIAKSFAKNGKFIVHFDDDISHIKDNIKSYIIMIKYYKDIFTKKKIFM